Proteins co-encoded in one Flavobacterium fluviale genomic window:
- a CDS encoding FecR family protein has translation MQQKKFEELFEGYLQNNLSDAEQQQMMEIIQQGTHDDFLKEKLHDMLKNDYVTEVMDKKQGDDILNYILSKPQNEPKVLNLHPQKRSRKTVVKLVFAAASIIALIAIGNSLFFKENNLVSSPAVQPEVIAENTLIDFSGKQLVHLPDGSTVLLNDNSSLKYDQNSFNSKTREVTLTGEAFFDIKHNEKKPFIVHTGKIQTRVLGTAFNINAKNSSSNIEVTVARGKVQVGDTQKVYAVITPNQQIKVNKTTLSFEQNTINAAIVTEWKSNYLILDDINMTEAAALISHKYKVQILIQNEKIKNCRITASFLNEEDLDHVLKVISSVLETDYHYDKAGAVILDGKGCE, from the coding sequence ATGCAGCAAAAAAAATTCGAAGAGTTATTTGAAGGCTATCTGCAAAACAATCTATCTGATGCTGAACAACAGCAAATGATGGAAATTATTCAGCAGGGAACCCATGATGATTTTCTAAAAGAAAAACTTCATGATATGCTGAAAAACGATTACGTTACTGAAGTAATGGATAAAAAACAGGGAGATGATATCCTGAATTACATTTTATCTAAACCTCAAAACGAACCTAAAGTTTTGAATTTACATCCACAGAAAAGAAGCAGAAAAACTGTTGTGAAATTGGTATTTGCAGCCGCCAGCATTATTGCTTTAATAGCTATTGGAAATTCATTGTTTTTTAAAGAGAATAATTTAGTGTCATCGCCTGCTGTTCAGCCAGAAGTTATAGCAGAAAACACTTTAATTGATTTTAGCGGTAAACAGTTGGTACATCTTCCGGATGGCAGTACGGTTCTTTTAAATGACAACAGTAGTTTAAAATACGATCAAAATTCTTTTAACAGCAAAACTCGTGAAGTAACACTTACTGGAGAAGCTTTTTTTGACATTAAACACAACGAAAAAAAGCCTTTTATCGTACATACTGGTAAAATCCAAACTAGAGTTTTAGGTACAGCTTTTAATATCAATGCCAAAAATTCTTCAAGTAATATAGAAGTTACAGTTGCACGTGGTAAGGTTCAGGTTGGAGACACGCAAAAAGTCTATGCCGTGATTACTCCAAACCAGCAGATTAAGGTAAATAAAACTACTTTGAGTTTTGAGCAGAATACTATCAATGCTGCGATAGTAACGGAGTGGAAAAGTAATTACTTGATTCTGGATGATATCAATATGACCGAAGCTGCCGCTTTAATTTCTCATAAATATAAAGTTCAGATTTTAATACAGAATGAAAAAATTAAAAACTGCAGAATAACGGCGAGTTTCTTAAATGAAGAAGATTTAGATCATGTTTTAAAAGTAATCTCGAGTGTTTTAGAAACGGACTACCATTATGACAAGGCTGGCGCTGTTATTTTAGATGGCAAGGGATGCGAGTAA
- a CDS encoding M28 family peptidase has product MKKNLFILLSLYCTATFSQSVKKPLVSAITVKDLKTDMYQMAGDHFNGREAGTLDELKVSVWLAEKAKQAGMSPAGDDGTFFQFFDLYRHQVTSYTKFKIGQKDFKLWSEVLIAETTTNKVEAPLLYLGKISTEEIKKIDVKGKAVVLLASKDGISEDISLFDRRYPGFVKQKYYEDLASRGAAALIIVADEFGEKSWSQVEPQMKRGVYGIESYRDKMPVPARMPAFWLHNDQIDFLKNTKDNLSAEVISETYKYPSVNVVGKVEGTDAKLKNEYILFSGHQDHDGVRQKYGQDSIYNGADDNASTCVAMLAIARAFKKQPAKRSALFVFHGAEERGLLGSYWYASHPTVFQKDIIAVLNGDMIGRNDINQAALLGSSDPHQNSSDLVSIAKKANDEGPKFELDKLWDRPEHPEFFYFRSDHLPYAQKGIPAVFFTSVLHSQYHTPMDESENIDFTKLYKMTDWIYRTGWILSNNTERPKLIDKKI; this is encoded by the coding sequence ATGAAAAAGAACTTATTTATTTTACTTAGTTTATACTGCACTGCAACTTTTTCGCAGTCAGTTAAAAAACCTTTAGTTTCTGCAATTACGGTAAAAGATCTTAAAACAGATATGTACCAAATGGCAGGAGATCATTTTAATGGTCGCGAAGCCGGTACTTTAGACGAATTAAAAGTCTCAGTTTGGCTGGCAGAAAAAGCAAAGCAAGCTGGAATGTCTCCGGCAGGAGATGATGGTACTTTTTTCCAGTTTTTCGATTTGTACAGACATCAGGTAACAAGCTACACCAAATTTAAAATTGGACAAAAAGATTTCAAATTATGGAGCGAAGTTTTGATAGCCGAAACAACAACCAATAAAGTGGAAGCGCCGTTACTTTATTTAGGAAAAATTTCAACAGAAGAAATTAAAAAAATAGATGTAAAAGGGAAAGCTGTTGTTTTATTAGCTTCGAAAGATGGTATTTCAGAAGATATTTCACTTTTTGATCGTAGATACCCAGGATTTGTTAAACAAAAATATTATGAAGATTTAGCTTCTAGAGGTGCTGCTGCTCTAATTATTGTTGCAGATGAGTTTGGTGAAAAAAGCTGGTCTCAAGTAGAGCCTCAAATGAAGCGTGGCGTATACGGAATAGAAAGTTATCGCGATAAAATGCCTGTGCCTGCCAGAATGCCTGCTTTTTGGCTTCATAACGATCAGATTGACTTTCTAAAAAATACAAAAGATAATTTATCAGCCGAGGTAATTTCTGAAACCTATAAATATCCTTCAGTAAACGTTGTTGGAAAAGTAGAAGGGACTGATGCGAAATTAAAAAATGAGTACATTCTTTTTAGCGGACATCAAGATCATGACGGTGTGCGTCAAAAATATGGTCAAGATTCGATTTACAATGGAGCAGATGATAATGCAAGTACCTGTGTTGCCATGCTTGCCATTGCAAGGGCATTCAAAAAACAGCCAGCTAAAAGATCTGCCTTATTTGTATTTCATGGAGCAGAAGAACGTGGATTATTAGGTTCGTACTGGTATGCTTCACATCCTACTGTGTTTCAAAAAGATATAATTGCAGTTTTGAACGGAGATATGATAGGAAGAAACGATATCAATCAGGCAGCATTATTAGGTTCTAGTGATCCTCATCAAAATTCTTCAGACCTAGTCAGTATTGCTAAAAAAGCAAATGACGAAGGTCCGAAATTCGAGCTTGATAAACTTTGGGATAGGCCAGAGCATCCTGAATTCTTTTATTTTAGATCGGATCATCTTCCTTATGCTCAAAAAGGAATACCAGCCGTTTTTTTTACCAGCGTACTCCATAGTCAATATCATACACCAATGGACGAATCCGAAAATATAGATTTTACAAAACTCTATAAAATGACAGATTGGATTTACCGCACTGGCTGGATATTATCTAATAATACGGAGCGACCTAAGCTTATTGATAAGAAAATCTAA
- a CDS encoding Gldg family protein — MKTIYRIAKTELNTMFYSPVAWVVLVIFSIQSSWKFFGTIERFEKSQKIGQGLDNLSQVIFSGFIGLYTEMQNYLYLYVPLLTMGLVSREINSGSIKLLLSSPIKIKDIVLGKYLAIAAYCLLFIVILGLQVGIAYFSIDNLDLKFAISGLIGLYLLVCTYAAIGLFMSCLTSYQVVAAISTLVVLAGLNFIGKLWQDVEIVKDITYFLSIAGRANEMLEGLIISKDVFYFVLVSSLFIVLSIYKLQTGRDAQTISKRVLKYTLLITGVLSLGYITSRASLTLYHDMTRTKDRTLTKTSLDIVKKIDGPIKLTTYVNLLDINYYMAMPYSQNSDIASFEKYTRFIPQMEMEYVYYYDTSNNEALYAQNPGLNDKQLAEKMIETQDLKLKKLYSPEEIKKVIDLKPEQNRVVRTVEYNGKKTFLRMYDDMFKVPMEKEISAALKRLVIPAPKIVFATGNMERSVDKIGDKNYKTGFNEITFRYSLINQGFDVSSVDINAQNIPEQTTILIIADPKTQLSQGAVDRINKYIDEGKNLMLLAEPETNSALAGVTDKLGLSFTKQALVQESEINSPDYLVTEVSKNIDSTVIKLTKNKNNNPIPFLGSSGIKTVKDTGFKVIPLLKTNNEPAWEAQTGLTSVPEDLKKQPAVTAVPLAVALTRNVNGKAQKIIVAGDADFMGNAELSRGGSGTFQFVTDIFSWFTNYEFPIDTTRPNHTDNKITINANQVFINKIVFIALFPLLIILSAAFILIRRNRR; from the coding sequence ATGAAAACAATATATAGAATTGCTAAAACAGAGCTCAACACTATGTTTTACTCACCTGTCGCATGGGTTGTTTTAGTAATATTTTCAATCCAGTCCAGCTGGAAATTCTTCGGTACAATCGAGCGTTTTGAAAAATCACAGAAAATTGGACAAGGACTTGATAATTTGTCCCAAGTCATTTTTTCAGGCTTCATCGGTTTATATACCGAAATGCAGAATTATTTATACCTGTACGTCCCGCTTTTAACAATGGGATTAGTAAGCCGTGAAATTAACAGCGGATCGATCAAGCTTTTACTCTCTTCTCCAATTAAAATTAAAGATATTGTATTGGGTAAATATTTAGCTATTGCTGCTTACTGTCTTTTATTCATTGTAATATTAGGCTTGCAGGTTGGTATTGCTTACTTTTCAATTGACAATTTAGATTTAAAATTTGCTATTTCAGGACTTATTGGGTTGTATTTATTAGTTTGCACCTATGCTGCAATCGGACTTTTTATGTCTTGCCTTACTTCGTATCAAGTTGTTGCGGCTATCAGTACTTTGGTAGTTTTGGCAGGTTTAAATTTCATCGGAAAACTTTGGCAGGATGTTGAAATTGTAAAAGACATAACCTATTTCCTTTCAATCGCCGGGCGCGCAAATGAAATGCTGGAAGGACTTATCATCAGTAAAGATGTATTTTACTTCGTTTTAGTAAGCAGTCTTTTTATTGTATTGAGTATCTATAAATTACAAACTGGAAGAGATGCACAAACAATCTCAAAAAGAGTATTAAAATACACTTTATTAATAACAGGTGTTTTGTCCCTTGGTTACATTACTTCTAGAGCTTCTCTTACCCTGTATCACGATATGACTCGTACAAAAGACAGAACATTAACAAAAACCAGTTTAGATATTGTTAAAAAAATAGACGGTCCTATAAAGTTAACAACTTATGTAAACTTGTTAGACATCAACTATTATATGGCAATGCCTTATTCTCAAAACTCGGATATAGCAAGCTTTGAAAAATATACGCGTTTTATACCCCAGATGGAAATGGAATATGTGTATTATTATGATACTTCAAACAATGAAGCTTTATATGCCCAAAACCCTGGACTGAATGACAAGCAGCTGGCGGAGAAAATGATCGAAACACAGGATTTGAAACTAAAAAAACTTTATTCTCCAGAAGAGATTAAAAAAGTGATTGATTTAAAACCTGAGCAGAACAGAGTTGTCCGTACAGTAGAATATAATGGCAAGAAAACATTCTTAAGAATGTACGACGATATGTTTAAAGTACCAATGGAAAAAGAAATCTCTGCTGCGCTGAAACGCTTAGTAATTCCTGCTCCTAAAATTGTTTTTGCAACCGGCAACATGGAAAGAAGCGTCGATAAGATTGGAGATAAAAATTATAAAACTGGTTTTAATGAAATCACCTTCAGATATTCGCTTATCAATCAAGGATTTGATGTTTCTTCTGTAGATATTAATGCGCAGAACATTCCGGAGCAAACGACTATTTTAATAATTGCCGATCCGAAGACACAATTGAGTCAAGGAGCTGTAGACCGCATCAACAAATATATTGACGAAGGAAAAAATTTAATGCTTTTGGCAGAACCCGAAACAAATTCTGCTTTGGCTGGCGTTACAGATAAATTAGGTTTAAGTTTTACAAAACAAGCTTTGGTTCAGGAAAGTGAAATTAATTCACCCGATTATTTAGTTACAGAAGTTTCAAAAAACATAGATTCGACTGTAATCAAATTAACTAAAAATAAAAACAACAATCCAATTCCGTTTTTAGGAAGCAGCGGTATTAAAACCGTAAAAGATACTGGATTTAAAGTAATACCACTTTTAAAAACAAATAATGAGCCAGCTTGGGAAGCACAGACCGGACTTACTTCTGTTCCAGAAGATCTAAAAAAACAACCTGCTGTAACTGCTGTTCCGCTTGCTGTAGCTTTAACTAGAAATGTAAATGGTAAAGCGCAAAAAATTATTGTTGCAGGAGATGCAGATTTCATGGGCAACGCCGAGCTAAGCCGTGGCGGGTCGGGAACATTTCAGTTTGTAACTGATATCTTCAGCTGGTTTACCAATTATGAATTTCCAATTGATACCACTCGTCCAAATCATACAGACAACAAAATAACAATAAATGCCAATCAGGTTTTCATCAATAAAATTGTATTTATTGCGCTGTTTCCTTTATTGATTATACTAAGCGCTGCTTTCATCTTGATTAGAAGAAACAGAAGATAA
- a CDS encoding TonB-dependent receptor yields the protein MIMRISLFHIFLLTCGTHMIFATEMSGQNLESISVDIELHNQDIKTLFKTIENKTGLLFAYQPQIIKDFPKVTTPRGRRSVSDILNTVFQGSNLVYKQVDKNVVIYKKETPKTAVSKTENESEANYMLSGKVLDENGQPLPGVSIALVGGNKQGVSDFDGQFYIELPAGKHVLKVSYLGYKTQEVTVQNQTSITIKMQPDLAKLDEIVVIGYGTTTKRTSTGSVVKITSEDIEKQPVTNILQTLQGRTPGVFVTQTSGYAGSDMNISIRGRNFIEGSNIPLYIVDGVPYIGDDIKQQVQDQNVIRGAQKSTSPLNIINPNDIESIEILKDADATAIYGSRGANGVVLITTKKGKSGKTEFTITTNSGVSEVAHMAKMLDTPAYLNMLQTALNNSGNTADVDSNGIAITDWDPNASTNWQKKLIGGTANFNNYSASLKGGNETTNFLLSGAYHKETTVVPGDFSYDKFSTNFNINHSTLDRKLKIGASVIFAADNNKLPFFDITTYALGTAPNRPLYNADGSYYWSPDYFSDINPLAALDKRVDDKGLNLITSFNLQYEIAKGLSFKTDLGYGRAQMQTKQYMPGSAVNHVYAEANGTNVNFQRSYTVSTNNTNNFTVEPQLNYTTELWKGNLTALVGGSWQNRKSEMPSYVNSSGYSSDNLIGNLGTAENITANNGTVEYKYISLFSRLNYNIQNRYILNVNFRRDGSSRFGANNRFGNFGSVGAAWVFTQEKFLNNLAWLSFGKLRSSYGEIGSDEIGDYQYAETFDTRTYGSGNASMSAARIANPNIKWGLTKKFEAALDLSFLNDRISFTAAYYKNTSSNQLVSYTLSAQAGFTTYTANLPAEVENKGWEFTLGTTNIHTKNLNWSTSFNISTNSNQLISFPGIEFTSYYSQYVVGKPLGGRYLYNFTGVNASGIAQFEDANGDGRISSGFAETGRGDRKYFGPTYPQYYGGISNTISYKAFTLDFLFQFVKQDGRTLMSDTGAQPGYPYSTANFQVDEYNDYLAQGNILSSGFQNSFFNYIGSTASIVDASYIKLKNVSASYQIPLDEATKKYLQSVRLSIQGQNLVTFTKYKGLDPETQGLALPPLRTITFGTQFTF from the coding sequence ATGATCATGCGAATCAGTTTATTCCACATTTTCTTACTGACCTGCGGTACTCATATGATCTTTGCTACCGAAATGAGCGGTCAGAATTTAGAATCGATATCTGTTGATATTGAGCTTCATAATCAAGACATTAAGACTTTATTTAAAACAATAGAAAATAAAACAGGATTACTGTTTGCTTATCAGCCGCAAATCATAAAAGATTTTCCAAAAGTAACTACACCACGAGGACGCCGAAGTGTTAGCGATATTTTGAATACCGTATTTCAAGGCAGTAATTTAGTTTACAAACAAGTTGACAAAAACGTTGTCATTTATAAAAAAGAAACTCCAAAAACCGCGGTATCAAAAACAGAAAATGAGAGTGAAGCAAATTATATGCTAAGCGGAAAAGTTTTAGATGAAAATGGACAACCGCTTCCTGGCGTATCTATTGCACTTGTTGGAGGTAATAAACAAGGGGTTTCAGATTTTGATGGTCAATTTTACATCGAATTACCAGCAGGGAAACACGTGTTGAAAGTATCTTACCTTGGCTATAAAACACAAGAAGTCACTGTACAGAATCAAACTTCTATTACTATCAAAATGCAGCCCGATCTGGCTAAATTAGATGAGATAGTTGTGATTGGTTATGGCACAACGACAAAAAGAACTTCGACTGGATCTGTAGTTAAGATTACATCTGAAGATATTGAAAAACAACCAGTAACCAATATTTTACAAACGCTGCAAGGAAGAACTCCAGGAGTTTTTGTAACACAGACTTCTGGATATGCAGGCAGCGATATGAATATTAGTATTCGCGGTCGAAACTTTATTGAAGGCAGTAATATTCCTCTATATATCGTAGATGGAGTTCCGTATATTGGAGACGACATTAAACAGCAAGTACAAGATCAAAATGTAATTAGAGGTGCTCAAAAATCGACGAGTCCGCTAAACATTATTAATCCAAATGATATCGAAAGCATCGAAATTTTAAAAGATGCAGATGCAACCGCTATTTACGGTTCAAGAGGTGCAAACGGTGTTGTACTTATTACTACTAAAAAAGGTAAATCTGGAAAAACAGAGTTTACTATAACTACCAACTCAGGAGTTTCGGAAGTAGCACATATGGCAAAAATGCTAGATACACCCGCTTACCTCAACATGCTGCAAACTGCTTTGAATAATAGTGGAAATACTGCAGATGTAGATAGTAACGGTATTGCTATTACAGATTGGGATCCTAATGCTTCTACTAATTGGCAGAAAAAATTAATTGGAGGAACTGCTAATTTCAACAACTATTCAGCGTCCTTAAAAGGCGGGAACGAAACGACGAATTTTCTTTTGAGCGGTGCTTACCATAAAGAGACTACTGTTGTTCCTGGAGATTTCAGTTATGATAAATTCTCTACTAACTTCAATATTAATCACAGCACATTAGACAGAAAATTAAAAATTGGTGCTTCTGTAATTTTTGCTGCGGATAATAATAAATTACCATTTTTTGACATCACAACTTATGCGCTGGGTACCGCCCCTAACCGTCCGTTATATAATGCAGACGGAAGTTATTACTGGTCACCGGATTACTTTAGTGACATTAATCCGCTTGCCGCTTTAGATAAGAGAGTAGACGATAAAGGACTGAATTTGATTACCAGCTTTAATCTTCAATACGAAATTGCAAAAGGGCTATCTTTTAAAACAGATTTAGGATACGGAAGAGCGCAGATGCAGACCAAACAATATATGCCTGGATCGGCAGTTAACCATGTTTATGCTGAAGCAAACGGTACTAATGTGAACTTTCAGCGCTCTTATACGGTTTCAACCAATAATACCAATAATTTTACTGTTGAACCTCAGTTAAATTACACAACAGAATTATGGAAAGGAAACTTAACCGCACTTGTTGGAGGTTCATGGCAGAATAGAAAATCAGAGATGCCTTCGTATGTTAATTCAAGCGGGTATAGTTCAGATAATTTAATTGGCAACTTAGGAACAGCAGAAAACATAACTGCCAATAATGGAACTGTCGAATATAAGTACATTTCTCTTTTCAGCAGACTTAATTATAATATTCAAAACAGATACATTCTAAACGTCAACTTTAGAAGAGATGGTTCATCTCGTTTTGGAGCGAATAATCGTTTTGGAAATTTTGGATCTGTAGGTGCTGCCTGGGTTTTTACTCAGGAGAAATTCTTAAATAATCTTGCATGGTTAAGCTTTGGAAAACTGCGTTCTAGCTATGGAGAAATTGGAAGTGATGAAATTGGAGATTATCAATATGCTGAAACTTTTGACACTCGTACATATGGAAGCGGAAATGCTTCTATGTCTGCTGCTAGAATTGCAAACCCTAACATTAAATGGGGATTAACAAAGAAATTTGAAGCGGCTCTTGATTTGAGTTTCCTAAACGATCGTATTTCTTTTACTGCAGCTTATTATAAAAACACTTCAAGCAATCAATTAGTAAGTTATACGCTTAGTGCACAGGCTGGTTTTACAACTTATACAGCAAACTTACCGGCGGAAGTAGAAAATAAAGGCTGGGAATTTACTCTTGGCACAACAAATATTCATACTAAGAATTTAAATTGGTCGACTTCTTTTAATATTTCAACTAATTCGAACCAATTAATATCATTTCCTGGAATAGAGTTTACCAGCTATTACTCTCAATATGTGGTTGGAAAGCCTTTAGGCGGTAGATATTTATACAACTTTACCGGTGTAAATGCCAGCGGTATTGCTCAATTTGAAGATGCAAACGGAGACGGAAGAATTTCCAGCGGATTTGCTGAAACTGGCAGAGGAGACAGAAAATATTTTGGACCTACTTATCCTCAATATTATGGCGGTATTTCTAATACAATTAGTTATAAAGCTTTTACTCTTGATTTCTTATTTCAATTTGTAAAACAAGACGGTAGAACTTTAATGTCAGACACTGGAGCACAGCCTGGTTATCCTTACAGCACTGCAAATTTTCAAGTGGATGAGTATAATGATTATTTAGCGCAGGGAAATATTTTAAGTTCAGGATTTCAAAATAGTTTTTTCAATTATATAGGGTCAACTGCTTCTATTGTAGATGCATCTTATATTAAACTTAAAAATGTAAGTGCTTCATATCAAATTCCATTAGATGAGGCAACAAAGAAATATTTACAGAGTGTCCGACTTTCGATTCAAGGACAAAACTTAGTAACATTTACTAAGTATAAAGGTCTTGATCCTGAAACGCAGGGACTGGCACTGCCGCCATTACGTACTATAACTTTTGGAACTCAGTTTACATTTTAA
- a CDS encoding RagB/SusD family nutrient uptake outer membrane protein codes for MKNISNKYTYIFSFFLLLGITSCDDALDVDLPSNQLSSESVYSSETTAEAAVNGIYQSMVTDFYYNRVHSILGQTADELVPTTGIANVYSSNEIPETDGTINTNWGELYKTIYNANNVIEGITKSTSLNAVKSRQWIAEAKFLRAYCYFYLTNLWGNVPLILTTNVDVSALSPQSSQQDVYAQILLDLTDASKDLPTDYSNYDQERIRATKWAAETLSARVNLYLGRWTEAAAHATTVINQTGIYKITDLGSVNSPFIADNDESILQIPYYNVNYTYEGSSVFTTGGTFLLRKGNSLFETGDARKTNWTIDIRNRAGVFLGIAPYKYHNGFGNSPIERSTVLRLAELYLIRAEARVRSNDIIGAQQDINVIRNRALLDGTNLTDVNQLLDLIALERQREFFAENGHRWLDLKRTGKLDETLSVLSDKIWKTSDNLYPIPEPAIRSNPFLTQNLGY; via the coding sequence ATGAAAAATATTTCAAATAAATATACCTATATATTTTCGTTTTTCCTTTTGTTAGGAATTACGAGTTGTGACGACGCTCTAGATGTTGACCTTCCAAGTAATCAGTTGTCATCAGAAAGTGTTTATTCTTCAGAAACAACTGCTGAAGCTGCGGTAAACGGAATCTACCAAAGTATGGTTACAGATTTTTATTACAACAGAGTCCACTCTATTCTTGGACAAACTGCCGATGAATTGGTGCCAACAACAGGTATTGCTAATGTTTACAGTTCGAATGAAATTCCAGAAACAGACGGTACTATAAATACTAATTGGGGCGAATTGTATAAAACTATCTATAACGCCAATAACGTAATAGAAGGAATCACTAAAAGCACTTCTCTTAATGCTGTTAAAAGCAGACAATGGATTGCCGAAGCGAAATTTTTAAGAGCCTATTGTTATTTTTACCTGACTAATCTTTGGGGCAATGTGCCTTTGATCCTTACAACAAATGTAGATGTCTCTGCATTGTCACCGCAATCTTCGCAACAGGATGTTTACGCACAAATTTTACTGGACTTAACAGATGCATCTAAAGATCTTCCAACAGATTATAGCAATTATGATCAGGAAAGAATCAGAGCTACAAAATGGGCTGCAGAAACTTTATCAGCAAGGGTAAATCTCTATTTGGGAAGATGGACAGAAGCTGCTGCCCATGCCACTACGGTAATAAACCAAACAGGAATTTACAAAATCACTGATTTAGGAAGTGTCAATAGTCCGTTTATTGCAGACAATGATGAATCTATATTGCAAATACCTTACTATAATGTTAATTATACATACGAAGGATCTTCTGTATTTACAACTGGTGGCACATTTTTGCTAAGAAAAGGAAATTCACTCTTTGAAACTGGCGATGCCAGAAAAACAAATTGGACAATTGATATTAGAAATAGAGCCGGAGTATTTTTAGGTATTGCACCTTATAAATATCACAACGGATTTGGTAATTCTCCTATAGAACGCTCTACTGTATTAAGATTAGCAGAACTTTATTTAATTAGAGCAGAAGCAAGAGTAAGATCAAATGATATTATAGGTGCACAGCAAGATATTAATGTGATAAGAAACAGAGCTTTACTAGATGGTACTAATTTAACAGATGTAAATCAATTGTTAGACTTAATTGCTCTTGAAAGACAACGCGAGTTCTTTGCAGAAAACGGACATCGATGGCTGGACCTTAAAAGAACGGGAAAACTAGATGAGACACTCTCTGTTTTATCTGATAAAATCTGGAAAACTTCAGATAATTTATATCCAATACCAGAACCTGCTATTCGTTCTAATCCCTTTTTAACCCAAAATTTAGGATACTAA
- a CDS encoding ABC transporter ATP-binding protein, producing the protein METTIVRVEDLSHQYSKDWAIQNISFEIKENRILGLLGSNGAGKSTTMNILCGVLNQTSGNISIDGINLKENPVEAKKLIGFLPQTPPLHLDLTVDEYLIHCAELRHVKKEDLKNALEKAKEQCGISHFSHRLIRNLSGGYRQRVGIAQAIIHEPKLVVLDEPTNGLDPNQILEVRKLIKKISKDKAVIFSSHILSEVQATCQDIRMIENGHMVFADTLDAFNNYIEADKLTASFENPPQVESLIAIPEVTNAVYLSPKKVQITFEGTQEVAEKIISLSVHNNWKLREIQFEKVSLDEIFAQLSKKAPSKNSIPS; encoded by the coding sequence ATGGAAACAACAATTGTAAGAGTTGAGGATTTGTCGCATCAATACAGTAAGGATTGGGCAATACAAAATATTAGTTTTGAAATTAAAGAAAACAGAATTTTAGGCCTTTTAGGATCTAATGGTGCAGGAAAATCGACTACAATGAATATTCTTTGCGGCGTATTAAACCAAACCAGCGGTAATATTTCTATTGACGGAATTAATCTAAAAGAAAATCCTGTTGAAGCAAAAAAACTAATTGGTTTTTTACCGCAGACTCCGCCTTTGCACTTAGATTTAACGGTAGATGAATATTTAATTCACTGTGCAGAACTTCGTCATGTAAAAAAAGAAGATTTAAAAAATGCTTTAGAGAAAGCAAAAGAACAATGCGGTATTTCGCATTTCAGCCATCGATTAATTCGAAACTTATCTGGAGGATACAGACAGCGTGTAGGTATTGCTCAAGCTATTATTCACGAACCTAAATTAGTAGTTTTAGATGAACCTACAAACGGACTTGATCCTAACCAGATTTTAGAAGTTAGAAAATTAATCAAAAAAATATCAAAAGATAAAGCCGTTATTTTCTCTTCTCATATTTTATCAGAAGTTCAGGCGACCTGCCAGGATATCAGAATGATTGAAAACGGACACATGGTTTTTGCCGATACACTTGATGCTTTCAATAATTATATCGAAGCAGATAAACTGACAGCAAGTTTTGAAAATCCGCCGCAAGTTGAATCTCTTATAGCTATTCCAGAAGTAACAAATGCCGTTTATCTTTCTCCGAAAAAAGTGCAGATAACATTTGAAGGAACGCAGGAAGTTGCAGAGAAAATCATTTCGTTAAGCGTACATAACAATTGGAAATTACGTGAAATTCAATTCGAAAAAGTTTCTCTAGATGAAATCTTTGCACAATTATCTAAAAAAGCCCCTTCTAAAAACTCTATTCCTTCTTAA
- a CDS encoding RNA polymerase sigma factor — protein sequence MAQNSNIAEKKLLLELSQGSELAFTKIYNQYKDIVYSIALRITKSKTLSEETVQDIFLKIWQNRKSLAEVEHFENYIYIISRNHLFNSIKKIARESNLALEVNSKDAGFIDTDTSIKDEQYNTILNQIVEQLPPQQQKVYKMAKWDGMSHQKIGEDLGISTETVKKHMAQALKYIRLKISPYMNMFMTIFLFLKF from the coding sequence ATGGCTCAAAATTCAAATATTGCCGAAAAAAAACTTCTTCTTGAGTTATCTCAAGGAAGTGAGCTTGCTTTTACAAAAATTTACAATCAATATAAAGATATCGTCTACTCTATTGCTTTAAGAATTACAAAATCAAAAACTTTATCAGAAGAAACTGTTCAGGATATATTCTTGAAAATCTGGCAGAATCGCAAAAGTCTGGCTGAAGTAGAGCATTTTGAGAATTACATATATATCATCTCGCGCAATCACTTATTCAATTCAATTAAAAAAATTGCAAGAGAATCTAATTTGGCATTAGAAGTTAATTCTAAAGATGCTGGATTTATAGATACTGATACTTCAATTAAAGATGAGCAGTACAATACTATTCTAAATCAGATTGTAGAACAGCTTCCTCCGCAACAGCAGAAAGTCTATAAAATGGCTAAATGGGATGGAATGAGCCACCAAAAAATTGGTGAGGATTTAGGAATTTCTACAGAAACTGTCAAAAAACATATGGCGCAGGCTTTAAAATATATACGCTTGAAGATTTCGCCTTATATGAATATGTTCATGACAATCTTTTTATTTCTGAAATTTTAG